The Achromobacter deleyi region CCCGCCCGGTGCCGGACTCTGGTCGTCCTGCACCCGTGTCATTGACTCTCGCCACCCAGGCGCCATCGAGCATGACCGCCAATCGTGGCATGCCCGGGATGGGCGCTTGGAGAACAGTAGCAATGGCTCACGCCAGAATTCAGAACACGCTTGCGGCGCAGCGCAAGCTTGCCGTGGCCGTTGCCGCGGCGCTCGCCGGTTTGGCCGGCACGGCCCATGCCCAGACGGCGTCGGCGCCTCCCGCCGAGGCAGGGGAGTTGGCTGCGGTCACCGTGACGGGCGACTGGCTGGGCACGCCGACCGAGGAAAAGGTGCTTGCCCATCCCGGCGCTCGCACGGTCGTGGAGCGGCAGCGCATTGTGGAGAGCGGAGCCAGCAGCGTGCGCGACGTGTTGCGGGAGATTCCCGGTGTCCAGGTGCAGGACAGCAACGGCACCGGCGGCAGCGATGTGTCACTCAACGTTGGCATCCGCGGCCTGACGGCGCGGCTCTCGCCGCGCTCCACCATCCTGATGGACGGCGTGCCGATGGCGTACGCGCCTTACGGCCAGCCTCAGCTATCGCTGGCCCCCGTGTCGCTGGGCAACCTGGAATCCGTCGACGTGGTGCGCGGCGCGGGCTCGGTACGCTATGGCCCGCAGAACGTGGGCGGCATCATCAACTTCGTGACCCGGCCGATTCCCCAGGACTTCACGACCAGCCTGAACGTGGGCACCGAAATGTACAGCCACGGCGGCAACGTCAAGACCACGCCCAGCCTGTTCGTGGGCGGCACGACCGACCAGGGCCTGGGCGGCGCGCTGCTGTATTCGGGCACCCATGGCGAAGGCTACCGCTCAAGCAACGATTCGACGAACATCGACGACGTCATCCTGAAGGGGGCGTACCGCCTGACGCCGGACGACAACATCGCCGTGTCGCTGCACCATTTCGAAGGCAAGGGGCGAATGCCGGGCGGGCTGACCACCGCGCAATACTCGGAAGACCCGTTCCAGTCCACGCGCCAGTACGACCAGTTCACCGGCCGGCGCACGGATGGCTCGTTCAAATACACCCACAACGACGGCGTCAACAACTTCGAAGTCCTGACGTACTACGTGGATTCCTACCGCGGCAGCTATATCGAGCAGGCCGGAACCGGCGCCACGGCCGACAAGTTCCGCCTGACGTCCGCGCCACGCAGCTATCACTACTTCGGCATCGAGCCGCGCTATTCCCGCCTGATCGATTCCGGCTCCGTGGTGCAGGAAATCAGCGTGGGCTACCGCTACCTGAAGGAAAGCAGTTCGGAAGTGGCGGGGCGCACCGCCTACTACGACCCGGACGCCGGCGGGAATGCGTTCGACCTGAGGATGCCCACCTACCAGACGAGCAACGGCGGCACCACCGCCCACGCCTTCTATGTGGACGACCGCATCGACATCGGCAACTGGACGATCACGCCCGGCGTGCGCTTCGAGAGCATCAGCACCTATAACGACGTCACCAACTTCAATACGGCGACGGGCGCGGTCACCAGCGCCACGTCGCCG contains the following coding sequences:
- a CDS encoding TonB-dependent receptor family protein — protein: MAHARIQNTLAAQRKLAVAVAAALAGLAGTAHAQTASAPPAEAGELAAVTVTGDWLGTPTEEKVLAHPGARTVVERQRIVESGASSVRDVLREIPGVQVQDSNGTGGSDVSLNVGIRGLTARLSPRSTILMDGVPMAYAPYGQPQLSLAPVSLGNLESVDVVRGAGSVRYGPQNVGGIINFVTRPIPQDFTTSLNVGTEMYSHGGNVKTTPSLFVGGTTDQGLGGALLYSGTHGEGYRSSNDSTNIDDVILKGAYRLTPDDNIAVSLHHFEGKGRMPGGLTTAQYSEDPFQSTRQYDQFTGRRTDGSFKYTHNDGVNNFEVLTYYVDSYRGSYIEQAGTGATADKFRLTSAPRSYHYFGIEPRYSRLIDSGSVVQEISVGYRYLKESSSEVAGRTAYYDPDAGGNAFDLRMPTYQTSNGGTTAHAFYVDDRIDIGNWTITPGVRFESISTYNDVTNFNTATGAVTSATSPSIDSRVTLPTMSVLYRMSDQWSLFANAGKSFGPQQYSQLASTTDGLHPETAKTYEIGTHFAGPAWSGEFTLFNIDFDKELQLTRSIVGEGMWTNLGATRHRGVESALRYDLGDLSDALRGLSVYATYTYTQAIAKAGAFQGRDLPLYSRQVASIGARYAVNRWTFNADVFAQSKQHSPGSPDSGAGYVTEEDASGRLGDIPGFATVALRAGYDFGREMNDLKVAVGIKNLFDRRYFTRSTDNNGGKFVGQPRTVYLQASVAF